Proteins from a single region of Puntigrus tetrazona isolate hp1 chromosome 2, ASM1883169v1, whole genome shotgun sequence:
- the fcer1gl gene encoding Fc receptor, IgE, high affinity I, gamma polypeptide like, whose translation MVYSSSSLLCSTHFRGKMQSLDVCLILLLNAGRVAAQQGGDVCYVLDGILIVYGIVLTVLYCRLKMRSSGAKEKQDGEIYQDLGRRDADTYDTIDTHHLGKKKPLA comes from the exons ATGGTTTACTCTTCCTCTTCACTTCTCTGCTCAACTCATTTCAGAGGAAAGATGCAGTCGCTGGACGTCTGTCTGATTCTCCTGCTCAACGCCGGACGAGTCG CTGCGCAGCAGGGTGGAGACGTGTGTTACGTTCTGGACGGGATTCTGATTGTTTACGGCATTGTGTTGACCGTCCTTTACTGCAGATTAAAG ATGCGTTCTTCTGGAGCGAAAGAG AAGCAGGACGGAGAGATTTATCAG GATCTGGGACGGCGGGACGCAGACACCTACGACACCATCGACACCCACCATCTTGGGAAGAAGAAGCCGCTGGCCTAA